A single Pedobacter sp. PACM 27299 DNA region contains:
- the pruA gene encoding L-glutamate gamma-semialdehyde dehydrogenase encodes MLKGFFNVPTPVNEPILGYAPGSKERELLKAAIAEARSKKIDIPMYINGKEVHTDHKGTATPPHDHQHILAEYSKGTKEHVSQAIDAALAAKSKWENLAWEHRAAIFLKAADLIAGPYRYKLNAATMLGQSKNAYQAEIDAACELIDFLRFNVSYMSEIYKQQPPVSPKGSWNRVEQRPLEGFVFALTPFNFTAIAGNLPTSAAMMGNVIVWKPANTQIYSANVLMQIFKEAGLPDGVINLVYVSGPEAGEVIFNHPDFAGIHFTGSTGVFQDIWKTIGNNIHKFKTYPRIVGETGGKDFILVHGSAEAESSSTAIIRGAFEYQGQKCSAASRVYVAKSIWPKVKEYMLRDLAEFKMGGTEDFGNFINAVIDGNSFDKLAKYIDEAKKDSSVEIIAGGNYDKSKGYFIEPTVLVVQDPKYVTMSEELFGPVLTLFVYDDDKFDEILDIVDSTSIYALTGAVIAQDRYAIEKATHRLRNAAGNFYINDKCTGAVVGQQPFGGARGSGTNDKAGSMINLLRWVSPRTIKETFDPPKDFRYPFLSND; translated from the coding sequence ATGCTTAAAGGATTTTTTAACGTACCAACTCCGGTTAACGAGCCTATTTTAGGTTACGCCCCGGGAAGTAAAGAACGTGAACTTTTGAAGGCCGCAATTGCCGAAGCCCGCTCTAAAAAAATTGACATCCCGATGTACATTAACGGAAAGGAAGTCCATACTGACCATAAAGGAACTGCGACTCCTCCACACGATCATCAGCATATTCTTGCTGAGTACAGCAAAGGAACAAAGGAACATGTAAGTCAGGCGATTGATGCTGCCCTTGCAGCTAAATCAAAATGGGAAAATTTAGCATGGGAACATCGTGCAGCGATCTTCCTGAAAGCAGCTGATCTTATTGCTGGTCCATACCGCTATAAATTAAACGCAGCCACCATGCTGGGTCAATCAAAAAATGCTTACCAGGCAGAGATTGATGCCGCTTGTGAGCTGATCGACTTCCTTCGTTTTAACGTAAGTTATATGTCGGAAATCTATAAACAACAACCTCCGGTTTCTCCAAAAGGATCATGGAACAGAGTGGAACAACGCCCGTTAGAAGGTTTTGTATTCGCTTTGACACCATTTAACTTCACTGCGATTGCTGGTAACTTACCTACTTCAGCAGCAATGATGGGGAACGTAATCGTTTGGAAACCTGCAAATACTCAGATTTATTCTGCAAATGTATTGATGCAGATTTTCAAAGAAGCAGGTTTGCCTGATGGCGTAATCAACCTGGTATATGTTTCCGGACCGGAAGCAGGTGAAGTGATCTTTAACCACCCTGATTTCGCAGGTATCCACTTTACAGGATCTACAGGCGTATTCCAGGACATTTGGAAAACGATCGGAAATAACATTCATAAATTCAAAACTTACCCACGTATTGTTGGGGAAACAGGTGGCAAAGATTTTATCCTTGTTCATGGTTCGGCAGAGGCAGAATCTTCCAGCACAGCGATCATCCGTGGCGCATTCGAATACCAGGGACAAAAATGTTCTGCTGCTTCACGTGTTTACGTAGCAAAGAGCATCTGGCCTAAAGTAAAAGAATACATGCTTCGCGATCTTGCTGAGTTCAAAATGGGTGGAACTGAGGATTTCGGCAACTTTATCAATGCAGTAATTGACGGAAATTCTTTCGACAAATTAGCGAAATACATTGACGAAGCTAAAAAAGACAGCAGTGTAGAAATTATTGCTGGTGGTAACTACGACAAATCTAAAGGATACTTTATTGAACCAACAGTATTGGTGGTTCAAGATCCTAAGTATGTTACCATGAGTGAAGAATTATTCGGCCCGGTATTGACTTTATTTGTATATGATGATGATAAATTCGATGAGATTTTAGACATCGTTGACAGCACTTCCATCTACGCCTTAACAGGTGCTGTGATTGCTCAGGATCGCTATGCGATTGAAAAAGCAACGCATCGTTTGAGAAATGCAGCAGGTAACTTCTACATCAATGATAAATGTACAGGTGCCGTTGTTGGACAGCAGCCATTTGGTGGTGCCAGAGGTTCCGGTACAAACGATAAAGCGGGTTCAATGATCAATCTTTTACGTTGGGTTTCTCCACGTACGATCAAAGAAACTTTTGATCCGCCTAAAGATTTCCGTTATCCATTCTTGTCTAACGATTAG
- a CDS encoding porin translates to MRKLLLFIVMLVPFSVLAQSNNAPSSYAPHEINITGYLQTQFQKAQSSGINSFSGGDFSKNSDSRFMIRRGRLKIDRADKYSSIVFQIDATQNGVQLMDAFIQFHQEETKQFLFTAGLFNRPFGYSIVYSSGYRDFPERARVFQTLMPRERDLGAMISFKPDYKPLSFLSADLAVINGSGLTARDYDSKKDIVANIDFTFDSLANKKLKLGFGASYYKGYVRSDTETFFVRNGSTYVKDTNPSHVNSYANRDYYGANLQVAYDNSFGTTSFKAEYVAGKQPGVAAAADITGPLASTSFSAQPKTDLYLREFNGYYFWLTQRIGKSKFNALLGYDVYDPNIHVSEKEIGAPNSNTTAGDIKFSTLGYGLTYMMNGRLKLTLYNEHVVNDDTQLPQYTKDLKDDVFTARLQYRW, encoded by the coding sequence ATGAGAAAATTATTACTATTCATTGTCATGCTAGTGCCTTTCTCTGTACTTGCACAAAGCAATAACGCCCCTTCCTCTTACGCCCCGCATGAAATAAACATCACCGGGTATTTACAAACACAATTCCAAAAAGCACAATCTTCTGGAATAAATTCCTTTTCCGGAGGAGACTTTTCCAAGAATTCAGATTCTCGTTTCATGATCAGAAGGGGCAGGTTAAAGATCGACCGTGCCGATAAATATTCCAGCATCGTTTTTCAGATTGATGCCACTCAAAATGGTGTGCAGCTGATGGATGCCTTTATTCAGTTTCACCAGGAAGAGACCAAACAGTTTCTTTTTACGGCAGGTTTATTCAACCGTCCCTTTGGCTATTCTATCGTATATTCATCAGGATACAGAGATTTCCCGGAACGTGCAAGGGTGTTTCAGACACTGATGCCCAGAGAACGTGACCTTGGTGCCATGATCAGTTTCAAGCCTGACTACAAACCTTTAAGCTTTCTGTCTGCTGATCTTGCAGTGATCAATGGAAGTGGATTAACCGCCAGAGATTATGACTCAAAAAAGGATATTGTGGCAAACATAGATTTTACTTTTGATAGCCTTGCCAATAAAAAGTTAAAGCTCGGTTTCGGAGCTTCTTACTATAAAGGCTATGTAAGGAGTGACACAGAGACGTTTTTTGTCAGAAATGGCAGTACTTATGTGAAAGACACCAACCCAAGTCATGTAAATTCTTATGCCAACCGTGATTATTATGGCGCAAACTTACAGGTAGCCTATGACAATTCTTTCGGTACCACTTCATTTAAAGCAGAGTATGTAGCCGGAAAACAACCTGGAGTAGCGGCTGCCGCCGACATTACCGGCCCTTTGGCCAGCACCAGTTTCTCCGCTCAGCCAAAAACAGACCTTTACCTGCGTGAATTTAACGGATATTATTTCTGGTTAACTCAGCGAATTGGCAAATCTAAATTTAACGCCTTACTTGGCTATGATGTTTACGACCCTAATATTCATGTATCAGAAAAGGAAATCGGTGCGCCAAACAGCAATACCACTGCCGGAGATATTAAGTTCAGTACACTGGGTTATGGCCTTACTTATATGATGAACGGCCGCTTAAAACTAACATTATATAATGAGCATGTGGTAAACGACGATACACAGCTGCCTCAATACACCAAAGACCTTAAAGATGATGTATTTACTGCCAGACTACAGTACCGCTGGTAA
- a CDS encoding SulP family inorganic anion transporter, with protein sequence MQNSNSIFSRLEVKKYILKKNLKRDLPASIVVFLVALPLCLGVALASGAPLFAGLITGVVGGIIVASLSGSQLSVSGPAAGLTAIVLGAIGQLGGYQTFLLAVVLAGAMQIVLGLLKGGMIGNYFPSSVIEGMLAAIGVTLILKQLPHALGVDSDFFGDESFFQGDNQNTFSALGNAFSHFTLAAIIISGLSIAVLIYWPKLKKVNVIPAPLVVVALGIILSIAFQGTGYALNTSQMVEIPVVNGWSDLTSLFTLPNFSAITDSKVWVVAATIAVVASLETLLSIEAVDKIDPIKRTTPTNRELLAQGVGNMTSGMLGGLPLTSVIVRSSANVNAGGRTKMSAIFHGGWLLLSFLFIPGVINMIPLACLAAILLVTGYKLTRIALFQHMYHKGWDQFVPFVITIIAVLLTDLLKGVAVGMLFSIFYLLRTNMRNPFFYKIQEEGNKKNLRIKLAEEVSFLNKAAIQVMLNNIPKETNVTIDGTNSRYIDPDVLETIFNFKHNAYTKGTIVILENIKKQYTVPKLDSKIIEKINN encoded by the coding sequence ATGCAAAATAGTAACTCGATCTTTTCAAGATTGGAAGTGAAGAAGTATATATTAAAAAAGAACTTAAAGCGTGACTTGCCAGCTAGTATTGTGGTGTTTTTGGTGGCCTTGCCTTTATGTTTGGGTGTGGCCCTGGCCTCAGGAGCACCATTATTCGCCGGTTTAATTACTGGTGTTGTGGGAGGTATTATAGTTGCAAGTCTTAGTGGTTCTCAATTGAGCGTAAGTGGTCCTGCTGCAGGGCTTACGGCAATCGTGCTTGGCGCGATTGGTCAACTGGGGGGGTATCAAACATTTTTACTGGCAGTTGTATTGGCAGGGGCGATGCAGATCGTATTAGGCTTGCTGAAAGGCGGGATGATCGGTAATTATTTCCCGTCCAGCGTTATTGAAGGAATGCTGGCAGCGATTGGGGTTACCTTAATCCTGAAACAGCTTCCTCATGCTTTAGGCGTAGATTCTGATTTCTTTGGTGATGAAAGCTTTTTTCAGGGAGACAACCAAAACACATTTTCCGCTTTAGGAAATGCGTTTAGTCATTTTACATTGGCTGCGATTATCATCAGTGGATTGTCTATTGCCGTATTAATATACTGGCCGAAGCTGAAAAAAGTAAATGTAATTCCTGCACCATTGGTCGTGGTTGCTTTAGGAATTATATTAAGTATCGCTTTCCAGGGAACAGGCTACGCCTTGAATACCTCGCAAATGGTAGAAATTCCAGTGGTGAACGGATGGTCAGATCTGACTTCCTTATTTACCTTGCCTAATTTCTCAGCCATTACCGATAGTAAAGTATGGGTGGTTGCCGCAACAATTGCTGTAGTAGCCAGTTTAGAAACGTTATTAAGTATTGAAGCGGTTGATAAAATCGACCCGATCAAAAGAACAACTCCAACAAATAGAGAGTTATTAGCTCAGGGTGTAGGTAATATGACCAGTGGTATGCTGGGTGGTTTACCGCTAACTTCCGTAATTGTAAGGAGTTCCGCAAACGTAAATGCTGGAGGAAGAACTAAAATGTCTGCGATTTTTCACGGAGGATGGTTACTTTTGTCTTTCTTATTTATCCCGGGTGTGATCAATATGATTCCACTGGCCTGTTTGGCAGCAATTCTATTGGTAACCGGTTATAAGTTAACACGTATTGCCTTATTCCAACATATGTACCATAAAGGCTGGGACCAGTTTGTACCGTTTGTAATCACGATTATTGCCGTGTTATTGACCGACCTGCTAAAAGGTGTGGCTGTAGGGATGTTATTCTCCATCTTCTACCTGTTGCGTACGAACATGCGTAATCCTTTTTTCTACAAAATTCAGGAAGAAGGAAATAAGAAAAATCTCCGCATTAAATTAGCCGAAGAGGTTTCATTTTTAAATAAAGCAGCCATTCAGGTGATGCTGAACAATATCCCAAAAGAAACAAATGTCACTATCGATGGAACAAATTCCCGATATATTGATCCAGATGTGTTGGAAACAATTTTCAACTTTAAGCACAACGCTTATACGAAAGGAACAATAGTGATATTAGAGAACATTAAGAAACAATATACTGTGCCAAAATTGGACAGTAAAATCATAGAAAAAATTAATAATTAA
- a CDS encoding putative porin → MYKSIALFVFCFFLLGTGALFAQDLKTTVNDNKLLDSLRKKEESGTDSVIFTSRFIRYTTLKLTKDSIQTLPLDTTLAGFQNFSMIAQPRRPTVGTGNLGLAAMPMLFEPSKTIGFDAGFHSLDFYAIGQDDIKYYQARTPYTNLYFISAGETEAIFKVTHSQNIKKNWNIGANYNRIGANGYYPRQRGDHLNADLFTWYQSPNKRYNLWIAAIFNTLKARENGSIVNNNIYGSNNKSFGLDHLSEPVRLVDAGHIYRSNSFMIKQTYFVGRIDSLAQEISDKILPTNKIAYTFKYNQNSYTFHKSSLDDHTAIPTGIADLSVTYDSTRYMNVQNEFMYSFFLRGKGNSIIKNELKVDAGIRHDFYKYYQGVFYPDKISTYYNYNSTFQNITLLGSAGYRFSNRIDLNVDLQQIFQGRNSGDFLYEAKSNVLLSKSVGRIVLGGYFQNKSPEEVYIRYFGNHYNWKEDFNRTKTINLSFKYLNDRLNFEASAEYFRISDYLYFTNPPPKDGEALDSVFFAKNANNIIPAQLNSINLLKITLGKKLKFGKFNLDSYLVYQKTDNPNILRTPELYAFASFFLDHTFFKALKTNVGFDIRYNTPYKNYSYSAPAGQFYVGQATTFDSTPILDVWVKASLRKANIFVKTDYANQGLISKGYYSVNRYPMMDRVLIKFGVSWSFYD, encoded by the coding sequence ATGTATAAAAGCATTGCTTTATTTGTTTTTTGCTTTTTCCTGTTAGGGACTGGGGCTTTATTTGCTCAGGATTTAAAAACGACGGTCAACGACAATAAATTACTGGATTCCTTGAGAAAGAAAGAAGAATCAGGAACAGACTCGGTGATTTTTACTTCCCGCTTTATCAGGTATACGACCTTGAAGCTGACGAAAGACAGCATTCAAACTTTGCCATTGGATACCACGCTTGCAGGATTTCAGAATTTCAGTATGATTGCACAGCCTCGAAGACCAACCGTCGGTACGGGAAATCTTGGTCTGGCAGCCATGCCGATGTTGTTTGAACCTTCAAAAACCATTGGTTTTGATGCAGGCTTTCACTCCCTGGATTTTTATGCCATCGGTCAGGATGATATCAAATATTATCAAGCCAGAACGCCGTATACCAATTTATACTTTATTTCTGCCGGCGAAACAGAAGCCATTTTCAAAGTTACCCATTCCCAGAATATCAAAAAAAACTGGAATATCGGAGCGAATTACAATAGGATTGGTGCCAATGGTTATTACCCTCGACAAAGAGGTGACCACTTAAACGCAGATCTTTTTACCTGGTATCAAAGTCCGAATAAACGATATAACTTATGGATTGCGGCGATATTTAATACCCTGAAAGCACGCGAAAATGGTTCCATTGTCAATAACAATATTTATGGGAGCAACAATAAATCCTTTGGTTTAGACCACCTTTCTGAACCAGTTAGACTTGTCGATGCAGGTCATATTTACCGCTCTAATTCCTTCATGATCAAGCAAACTTATTTTGTAGGAAGGATAGACAGTCTGGCACAGGAGATCTCAGATAAGATCTTACCCACCAATAAGATAGCTTATACTTTTAAGTACAATCAGAATTCTTACACTTTTCATAAAAGCTCTTTAGATGATCATACCGCCATCCCTACCGGGATAGCAGATCTTTCGGTTACTTATGATAGTACGCGCTATATGAATGTACAGAATGAATTTATGTACAGTTTTTTCCTTCGTGGAAAAGGTAATTCTATTATCAAAAATGAGCTGAAAGTAGACGCGGGGATCAGACATGATTTCTATAAGTACTATCAAGGCGTATTTTATCCAGATAAAATTTCTACCTATTACAATTACAACTCTACTTTTCAGAACATCACACTTTTAGGTTCCGCAGGTTATAGATTCAGTAACCGTATTGACCTGAATGTAGATTTGCAGCAAATATTTCAGGGAAGAAACAGCGGTGATTTTCTATATGAAGCGAAAAGTAATGTCCTGTTGAGCAAGTCGGTAGGGCGTATCGTATTGGGAGGATATTTTCAGAATAAGTCACCAGAAGAAGTCTATATCAGATATTTTGGTAACCATTACAACTGGAAAGAAGATTTCAACCGTACAAAAACCATTAATCTGTCTTTTAAATACCTGAACGACCGACTGAATTTTGAAGCCAGTGCAGAATATTTTAGGATCAGCGATTACCTGTATTTCACCAATCCTCCTCCAAAAGATGGTGAGGCATTAGATAGTGTCTTTTTTGCAAAGAATGCAAATAATATCATACCTGCGCAGCTCAACAGCATTAACCTGTTGAAAATTACCCTGGGTAAAAAACTGAAATTCGGTAAATTCAACCTGGATAGTTACCTGGTTTATCAAAAAACTGACAATCCTAATATCTTGAGAACTCCGGAACTGTATGCTTTTGCCAGCTTCTTCCTGGACCATACCTTCTTTAAAGCATTAAAAACGAATGTAGGATTTGATATCCGTTACAATACACCTTATAAAAACTATTCTTATTCTGCACCAGCAGGCCAGTTTTACGTAGGACAAGCCACTACATTTGATTCCACACCAATTCTGGATGTCTGGGTAAAGGCGAGTTTGAGAAAGGCCAATATCTTTGTGAAAACAGATTATGCCAATCAGGGATTAATATCTAAAGGATATTATTCCGTGAACCGTTATCCAATGATGGACAGAGTCCTGATTAAATTTGGGGTAAGCTGGAGCTTCTACGATTAA
- the lpxK gene encoding tetraacyldisaccharide 4'-kinase, which translates to MIKYLRYLLFPFSILYGIVVFVRNKLYDIGVFKATGFDIPVICVGNLVVGGSGKSPVTEYLVRLFPNRKIAILSRGYGRKTKGFILADDQATAETIGDEPMQFYRKFPQVTVAVCEDRVLGAGRLQQHHDLIILDDAYQHRAISAGFNILLFEFEKLLKPQFLLPTGNLRESFSGYKRAQSILITKSPDNIKPDETSKCLDKFEDHWQKEAVFSSLIYQDLVPLISGENQICKSITQETTVFLLTGIANPKPLLQYLGKYTAKIRHHDYPDHYRFTEGNINDLVAAFNSEPATEKIIITTEKDAQRLLGGTLKELLLNLPIFYLPVKIGLSAKDKIIFDQKIIAYVSSHTRNR; encoded by the coding sequence ATGATAAAATACTTACGCTACCTGTTATTTCCTTTTTCCATCCTATATGGCATCGTAGTTTTTGTGAGAAACAAGCTCTATGATATCGGTGTGTTTAAAGCTACTGGCTTTGATATTCCGGTGATTTGCGTGGGAAACCTGGTGGTTGGCGGATCCGGTAAAAGCCCGGTCACAGAATACCTGGTGCGCCTTTTTCCAAACCGTAAAATTGCCATTTTAAGCAGGGGATATGGCCGTAAAACCAAAGGTTTTATCCTCGCGGATGATCAGGCAACAGCCGAAACGATAGGTGACGAGCCCATGCAGTTTTATCGAAAATTTCCGCAGGTGACAGTGGCCGTTTGTGAAGATCGGGTGCTTGGCGCAGGGCGATTACAACAACATCATGACCTGATTATTCTGGACGATGCCTATCAGCACCGTGCCATTTCTGCCGGCTTTAACATCCTGCTATTTGAATTTGAAAAGCTGCTGAAACCACAGTTTCTGCTGCCTACCGGAAACCTGAGGGAAAGTTTTTCCGGTTATAAAAGAGCACAATCCATCCTGATCACCAAATCTCCGGACAATATAAAGCCTGATGAGACCTCAAAATGCTTGGATAAATTTGAAGATCACTGGCAAAAGGAAGCTGTTTTTTCGTCTTTAATTTACCAGGATCTGGTACCGTTAATCTCAGGTGAAAATCAGATCTGTAAATCAATAACTCAGGAAACTACCGTGTTTTTGCTGACTGGAATCGCCAATCCAAAGCCATTACTGCAGTATTTAGGGAAGTATACCGCCAAGATCAGGCACCACGATTATCCGGACCATTATCGCTTTACCGAGGGAAATATCAATGACCTGGTTGCTGCCTTTAATAGTGAACCCGCAACGGAAAAAATCATCATCACAACAGAAAAGGATGCGCAGCGTTTATTAGGTGGTACTTTAAAAGAATTACTGCTAAATTTACCAATCTTTTATTTGCCTGTCAAAATCGGGCTAAGCGCAAAAGATAAAATTATATTTGATCAAAAAATTATAGCTTATGTTTCAAGTCATACACGAAACCGTTGA
- a CDS encoding acyl-CoA carboxylase subunit beta, with amino-acid sequence MKTKIELLQDKVKQAHTGGGAARIESQHKKGKLTARERIHFLMDENSFEEIGMMVTHRSTDFGMEKEIYLGDGVVTGYGNINGRLVYVFSQDFTVFGGSLSETHAEKICKIMDMAMKNGAPVIGLNDSGGARIQEGVVSLGGYADIFYRNVQASGVIPQLSAIMGPCAGGAVYSPAITDFILMVENTSYMFVTGPNVVKTVTHEVVTSEELGGASTHATKSGVTHFACSNELDAINHVKRLLSYMPQNCEETPATLPYEATNEERISLNSLMPVNANQPYDVRTVIDEVADADSFLEVHREYAENIVVGFARLAGRSIGIVANQPAYLAGVLDNHASTKAARFVRFCDCFNIPLLVFEDVPGFLPGTDQEWNGIINNGAKLLYAFSEATVPRITVITRKAYGGAYDVMNSKHIGADMNYAWPTAEIAVMGAKGAAEIIFKREISTAENPEEKWLEKEKLYSDTFANPYRAAERGFVDEVIEPAQTRIKLIKAFKMLENKVVNAPRRKHGNIPL; translated from the coding sequence ATGAAAACCAAAATTGAGTTACTTCAGGATAAAGTTAAACAAGCCCATACCGGCGGTGGAGCAGCAAGAATTGAAAGCCAGCATAAAAAAGGGAAACTGACCGCAAGAGAAAGAATTCATTTCCTAATGGACGAAAACTCTTTTGAAGAAATCGGCATGATGGTCACCCATAGAAGTACCGATTTTGGTATGGAAAAGGAAATATATCTTGGCGATGGTGTGGTGACAGGATATGGAAATATCAACGGCCGATTGGTCTATGTATTTTCACAGGATTTCACCGTTTTTGGCGGTTCACTTTCCGAGACTCATGCCGAAAAAATCTGTAAGATTATGGACATGGCCATGAAAAATGGTGCTCCGGTTATCGGTTTAAACGATAGCGGTGGTGCACGTATTCAGGAAGGTGTGGTTTCCCTGGGTGGTTATGCCGATATCTTTTACAGGAATGTACAGGCATCGGGAGTGATCCCACAATTATCGGCAATTATGGGCCCATGTGCTGGTGGAGCAGTCTACTCTCCTGCCATCACCGACTTTATTTTAATGGTAGAAAACACTTCTTACATGTTTGTAACCGGCCCTAACGTAGTGAAAACGGTAACACATGAGGTAGTTACTTCCGAAGAATTAGGCGGCGCATCTACCCATGCCACTAAATCAGGTGTCACTCATTTTGCCTGTTCAAATGAACTGGATGCCATCAACCATGTGAAAAGATTGCTGAGTTATATGCCTCAGAATTGTGAAGAAACACCTGCCACCCTTCCTTATGAAGCGACGAATGAAGAACGTATTTCTTTAAATAGCCTGATGCCTGTCAATGCAAACCAGCCCTACGATGTCAGAACTGTGATTGATGAAGTGGCAGATGCAGATAGCTTTTTAGAAGTACATAGAGAATATGCAGAAAATATAGTGGTAGGTTTTGCACGTCTGGCAGGAAGAAGCATCGGTATTGTAGCCAATCAACCAGCTTATCTCGCCGGTGTATTAGATAACCATGCTTCCACGAAAGCAGCCCGTTTTGTTCGCTTTTGCGACTGCTTCAATATTCCATTATTGGTATTTGAAGATGTTCCAGGCTTCCTTCCAGGCACCGATCAGGAATGGAATGGCATCATCAATAACGGTGCAAAATTATTATATGCCTTTAGTGAGGCCACAGTTCCCCGCATTACAGTGATCACCAGAAAAGCTTATGGTGGTGCCTATGATGTGATGAACTCCAAACATATTGGTGCAGATATGAACTATGCCTGGCCAACGGCCGAAATCGCCGTAATGGGTGCTAAAGGAGCTGCAGAGATCATTTTCAAGAGAGAAATCTCTACTGCAGAAAACCCGGAAGAAAAATGGCTGGAAAAAGAGAAGCTTTATTCTGATACTTTTGCCAATCCTTACCGCGCTGCAGAACGTGGCTTTGTAGATGAAGTGATCGAGCCCGCGCAAACCAGAATAAAGCTCATCAAAGCATTTAAAATGTTAGAAAATAAAGTGGTCAATGCTCCACGTAGAAAACACGGAAATATCCCCCTATAA
- the can gene encoding carbonate dehydratase, translated as MCAKLEKQDTDQITYEGLLQGNKDWVAATLAEDPKYFERLSAGQKPPILWIGCSDSRVPANQITNTNPGDIFVHRNIANVVVHTDMNMLSVLDYAVNVLEVEHVIVCGHYGCGGVEAAMGNKQYGIIDNWLRNIKDTYRLHYHELDMITDKKKRSERLVELNVIEGVFNLTKTSIVQNRWANGKKLSLHGWAYSLENGFISDLGVTCENNSTLNSVFRMDGIEKLK; from the coding sequence ATGTGCGCAAAATTAGAAAAACAAGATACAGACCAAATTACATACGAAGGATTATTACAAGGAAATAAGGACTGGGTAGCTGCCACTTTAGCAGAAGATCCTAAGTACTTCGAGCGTTTATCTGCCGGACAAAAACCACCGATCCTTTGGATTGGCTGTTCTGATAGTCGTGTTCCTGCAAACCAGATCACGAATACCAATCCTGGAGATATCTTTGTTCACCGTAACATTGCCAATGTGGTAGTTCATACCGATATGAACATGTTGAGTGTATTGGATTATGCGGTCAACGTATTAGAAGTAGAACACGTAATTGTATGTGGTCACTATGGCTGTGGTGGGGTAGAAGCCGCCATGGGTAATAAACAATATGGTATTATCGATAACTGGTTGAGAAATATTAAAGATACTTACAGATTGCATTACCATGAATTGGACATGATCACTGATAAAAAGAAAAGAAGTGAAAGATTAGTGGAGCTGAATGTAATTGAAGGTGTATTTAATCTGACTAAAACCTCTATCGTTCAGAACAGATGGGCTAATGGTAAGAAATTAAGCTTGCATGGTTGGGCTTATAGCCTTGAAAATGGCTTCATTTCAGATCTGGGAGTTACTTGTGAAAACAATAGTACTTTGAATTCTGTCTTTAGAATGGATGGAATTGAAAAATTAAAATAG
- a CDS encoding purine-nucleoside phosphorylase produces the protein MFQVIHETVEYLKRKTNDFQPEIGIVLGTGLGGLVGEIEVAHQLMYSNIPNFPISTLEFHSGKLIFGTLNGKRVVAMQGRLHYYEGYSMQQITFPIRVMKALGIAHLFVSNAAGSLNPDYKKGDLMIINDHINLQPESPLRGRNDSDMGPRFPDMSQPYERSLIKSALQIAKDNDIVCHQGVYVSVTGPNLETKAEYKYLRIIGGDAVGMSTVPEVIVARHMSIPVFAISVLTDEGFPEELQPVSLEEIIETARVAEPRMTKILSQLISTL, from the coding sequence ATGTTTCAAGTCATACACGAAACCGTTGAATATCTAAAACGTAAAACGAATGATTTCCAACCAGAAATTGGCATCGTTTTAGGAACTGGTCTGGGTGGATTGGTAGGCGAAATAGAAGTCGCACATCAATTGATGTATTCCAATATCCCTAATTTCCCGATCTCTACGCTGGAATTTCATTCCGGTAAATTGATATTCGGTACATTAAACGGGAAAAGAGTTGTGGCCATGCAAGGTAGACTCCATTATTATGAAGGCTATAGCATGCAGCAGATTACTTTTCCAATCCGTGTGATGAAAGCCTTAGGAATTGCACATCTTTTTGTGTCTAACGCTGCAGGATCCTTAAATCCTGACTATAAAAAAGGCGATCTGATGATCATCAATGACCATATCAATCTGCAGCCAGAAAGCCCGCTTCGTGGAAGAAACGACAGTGATATGGGACCCCGTTTCCCGGATATGAGTCAGCCATACGAAAGGTCATTAATTAAATCAGCGCTGCAAATCGCAAAAGACAATGATATTGTTTGCCATCAGGGCGTGTATGTTTCAGTAACCGGACCAAATTTGGAAACCAAAGCAGAATATAAATATTTACGTATTATCGGTGGTGATGCTGTAGGCATGAGTACTGTTCCAGAGGTGATCGTGGCCAGACACATGAGCATCCCGGTATTTGCGATTTCTGTGTTAACTGATGAAGGTTTTCCAGAAGAACTACAACCAGTAAGTTTGGAAGAAATCATTGAAACTGCAAGAGTTGCAGAACCAAGAATGACAAAAATACTGAGCCAATTAATCTCTACCTTATAA